ATTTGCCTGAGATATGCCACAGGTAAAAGCCATAATATCTTGAGGCACATTAAAGTTAGCTCTCCAAGATTTAATTAATTGCCCCGTCGTCATCTTAACGTCAAAGACTTCTAAAGGTTTTTTATTTTTTTTATTCATTTGTCTCTCGATGGTCATCTAACCATACCTTTCAATTATGACATATCATTTTTGATATGTCAATTTCATTATTTGTTAATTGGGTATAGAAGCAATTTAGAAGCGAGGCTCAATTAAGATTAAACCTAATACAGCTAATGATTAATCCGAATAACGAATTAATTGTCTAAATTTCGTCAGAATTTTGATTTACAGCAGATGGCAACCCTGCTTTCCGTGCGCCGCCTGTGATTAATTTATGATGTTGAAAACAGAGTAATCGCAAATTCTGCACCGAGGTCTCTCCGCCCAATGACAGCGGATACTTATGATCATACTGGAGTAAATGTTGAGAGGTGCATTTCCGCTTGGACTTGGGATCCGTAAACGTGCAACAGCCTTTGTCCCGCACATAGACTTCTCGCTTGACGATCGCTGGGATTGAGCGAGATTTTTTTGATGCAACTACTCTTGTCTGACAAGAATCGGTGCGTTGATTTTTCGACTCTGCCTTTTGATTCTTTATTTTATTTTCAGGGTCTAACTTTTGCAATCCTAATTGAGTGAGATACTTTAGCAATTCATTGTAGCTCATATTGGGATTCTTATGAGATAGAAAGTTTTTTAGACGATCTAGTTGATTTTTAAGGTCTTCATCTATTACTAATTTCAATTCAATTTTTTCTTCATTAATTTGTCGAATTTTTTCTTGAGGAATAGATTCTGGATTTAGCTTAACCATGGCCTTCTCAATTTCGAATAAAGATTTATTTTCCATGGATTCAACAAAAGTTAGCTTCTCTTCTTTGGTTTTAATTTTAGGAGAAGAATTGTGCTGTGATTTATTTTGTGTAGGTACAGGACTCTGCACTTTG
This genomic window from Bdellovibrionota bacterium contains:
- a CDS encoding HNH endonuclease signature motif containing protein; this translates as MNLKNVSNDNLLQNIKKLSLEERKITTEILHHLKEIENRKLHLEIGYSSLFEYTVKELSYGEDAAYRRINAMRLLKSVPEVENKILKGSLSLAGAAKIQRFLNAQNKVQSPVPTQNKSQHNSSPKIKTKEEKLTFVESMENKSLFEIEKAMVKLNPESIPQEKIRQINEEKIELKLVIDEDLKNQLDRLKNFLSHKNPNMSYNELLKYLTQLGLQKLDPENKIKNQKAESKNQRTDSCQTRVVASKKSRSIPAIVKREVYVRDKGCCTFTDPKSKRKCTSQHLLQYDHKYPLSLGGETSVQNLRLLCFQHHKLITGGARKAGLPSAVNQNSDEI